From the Vibrio ziniensis genome, the window TTAAAACAGCTGTAACACTGAATCAAATAACTGATTCGCGGTACTGATTACTTTCATATTTGCGTTGTGAGCATTGGCAAAGTTCATGAGATTCGCGGCTTCTTCATCACTGTTGACTGCACTAATGTTATCTCTGGCCGCAATTGCCTGATTATTCATACTCACTTTTGCCTGATAATCAGAATCGGCTTGACGGGCTTTAATTGCCACATCACCAACCATACCTGTAAATGCATCGTTCAATGACACGGAACCAAATCCAGTAATGGCAAATGCACGATTACTAATGTCGATAAGCGTGGTTAAATTATCACTGTTACCCGGATTACCATCACCAGACAGTCCTAGTTCGTTAGGCGTAATATCAGTAATAGTCAGACTTGAAGACGGGTTAGCGGCATCGTAACTAAACAGAGCCTTACCTGCGATGCCGTTGAGATCCAGCCCCATTGCCAGCTCTGAATTAAATGCATCAGCCATGGATACAGCCATGTCATCTACTGCAGTCATATAAGGTTTAAGAATGTTAGTTTGATACTCTTTAATTGCGCCCAGCTCACCACCCACATCGCTAGTTACCGTAAAGCTTTGTTTATCGAAATCAACTTGCAAAGTTGCCATATAAGCATCATTCATATCCGGAACGGAAGTAAGAGAGCCAGCTTCGCTTCCCATGACTAGTGGCTGACCTGATTTCAATGTCACTTGCATACTACCGTCAGCTTGTTCAGTAGTTTTTACTTCCACCAGCTTTGACAACTCCCCAACTAACAAATCACGAGTATCTAACAGCTGTGCAGCGTTAGCGCCTGTCCCTCGACTTTCGACAATTTGCTTATTGATATCAGCGATATTGCTCATTAGGCTATTTGCCTCAGCAATAGCGGCATTACGTTGATCGCTGAGGTTTTTATGTTGGTTGTAAAGTGACTCAGTTAACGTATTAAAGCGTCGTGACATCGCCTCTGCTTCATTCAAGATTTGCTGACGTAGCGGTAGAGATTCTGGTTTTGAGGTTGCATCATGCAAAGCTGCGAATAAATTATCCAAACCAGCGGACAGGCTAAAACCATCTGCATCTAACGTATTCTCGAGGTAACTTAAACTCTCTGTATAACGTGATGAATATGACTCTCCGCTTCCTGTAGACCATGTTTGTTTAACAATGAATTGGTCTGTTACGCGACGAATGCTTGTTACTTCAACGCCCGTTCCCGCACTTAATCTGTCATGTTGCGAGCCACCGAGAGTACTCATCAATGCCTGTTGACGACTATAACCTGCGGTGTTTACGTTTGCGACGTTCTGGGCAGTGACATCCAGTGCAACACGGTTAGCATTCAGACCACTTAATGCGATATTAACCAGATTCATATTTGTTAACGCTCCAATTTGCGAATTAATGGCTGACTAAAAGCATTAGTCGTTGTCAATTCAGTTGTTCCCTGCAAATTAGAGGCGACCACTTCCGTCGTTAAATTAACTGGTTTAACAACATTTTTATCTAGTTCGCTGTTATTGTGGGGCAAGCGTTGAGAAGCTGAAGCAAAATCAACAATATTAGATTCTAAACCCTTACTGTCAGGTGATAATTGTTTGACTAACATATCCGCGATACCTGAACTTTGCTTTTTCGCCATCTCAATAGACATCTGCCCATCATACATATCGCGAAAAACACCCTGCTGCTTACTAGAAAACGGACTATCTTCGTCAGCCATTACGTCACTACTGCTACGCATCTGACGTAATACCAATTGCAGAAACATTGCTTCAAATTGCTTAGCCACTGTTTCCAATGCCCCCTTATCATCCGAAGCCTGTTTGATATTGGCTAAAACATTGTTGTCATGATAGAGAATGGAACTACTCTGAGTTCTATCATTAGAAAGATCTATCTTCATGGTTTTTCCTTATATCACGACCAACTCAGCATTTAATGCTCCAGCCTCATGCAATGCTTGTAATATTGACATTAAGTCTGTTGGCGTTGCACCAAGGCTATTAACTGCGCTGACAATAGTATTGAGTTCTGTACCGACAGGCCAAATCATCATATTGGATTTCATTTCATCAATATTTACGTCTGACTGTTGAACCACTTCAGTATTTCCAGAACCGGCAAACGCATTTGGCTGACTAACTTGTTGAGATTCATTAATGCTTACTGTTAGGTTCCCATGGCTAACTGCGGCTTCGCCCACTTTTACATTCTTACCAATAACGACGGTACCTGTACGTGAATTGAAAACAATACGTGCAGGCTTGCGACCTTCAGAAACACTGATTTCTTCCAGTATTGACATCATGGTGACACGCTGTTGAGTATCTTTCGGTGCACGCATTTCTACTTTGGCGTTATTAATCGCGACCGCAACCTTAGGCCCAAACGTATCATTAATTTCACGCACAATGTTTTTTGCAGTAGTGAAGTTAGGCTTACGCAAATTTAATGTAATTTTGTCCTGTTCATTAAAATCCGTTGGAATCTCTCTTTCTAGAGTTGCCCCATTTGGCACCCTGCCTGTTGTCGCTGTATTAATTGTTATTTTTGAACCACTTCGGCCTTCTGCAGATACGCCACCGACCACAACATTACCTTGCGCAACGGCATAGACTTCACCATCAACACCACGTAGTGGTGTCATTAATAATGTACCGCCACGTAAACTCTTTGCATCACCGATGGACGCAACAACGATATCCAGAGTTTGCCCCACTCCTGCCATTGCACTCACTGTTGCTGTAACGCTGACTGAAGCAACGTTACGCAATTTTGGATCGGTAGATTCATCAAGCTGTACCCCGAATTGGCGTAACATGTTGGTAATAGACTGAGAAGTAAACTTAACCTGATTGCGGTCACCGTTCCCATCTAAGCCCACCACCATACCGTAGCCAACTAATTGGTTTTCACGAATTCCCTGAACGTCAACCAGATCCATCAATGCAATTTCAACTTCTGCCTGAACATTAGGGACCGAACCCAAAGTGAGTACTAACACTACCGAGGAAAAAAATAGATTTAGTGATTTCATTAGAATGGCATCCATGGGCTATTAAAGAATTGAGTCAGCCACCCTGAAGCATTACTATCAGCGAGTGCACCACGACCAGAATAAGTAATACTCGCATCACCAATGCGTTGAGAAGAGACCTGATTGCTACGTGTAATATCTTCCACACGAACAATTCCGGTAAGGCGAATGAATTCATCGCCCTGATTTAAACGAATCCATTTTTCCCCTCGGATTCGAAGAACTCCGTTAGGTAATACTTCTCCAACAGTTACCGTTATCGCGCCTTGCAATTTGTTACCTTGAGAGCTCGAAGCTGTACCATCAAAACTGCGATCACCGTCGATCGATGCGCTTAAATCATTAAAAGATTTATTACCAATGGTTGGTACACCGAAGCCAATACTAGCTGTTTTGCCATATTGCGTATCAGCGCTTTTGCTTGATTCCGTTTCCTCTGAGAGCAACACAGTCAAAACGTCACCGACACGGTATGCTCGTCTATCCTGAAACAATGTCATTGAATAGTTATGGCGATAAAGACTGCCTGATTTTGGTTGTGGCAGAGAGTAATCCAAAGTTGGAGGACCATATTTTTCATTATCAGGTGATGGGGGAGTAAACTCTTCTCTCCCTGCACAACCCGATAGAACTAAAAGGCTTAGTAATCCAAGCTGTGCTACTACTCTGCTCTTCATCGCTTATTCCTTATATTGACTGTGAAACATACTTCAGCATGTCATCAGCCGCTGATACAACTTTGGCATTCATTTCATACGCACGCTGCGTGGTAATCATGTCAACCATTTCTTCAACCACCTGCACGTTAGAACCTTCAAGAACACCTTGCTTGATGCTGCCTACACCATCTTCACCAGCAATTAATTCTTCAGCCTGACCACTGGCATCCGTTTCACGAAACAGGTTGCCACCTAGCGCTTCCAAACCTGCTGGATTGATAAATCTTGCTAATGTAATCTGCCCTAGTTGCTGCGGTGTTGAATCCGCTGCAGTCGTAGTTGTCACCGTGCCATCGACACCTACCGACAAAGAGATCGCATCATCTGGAATTTGGATTTGCGGTTGTAGAGGCAAACCTTGGCTATTCACCATTAGGCCTTCCGAGTTGACATGGAACTGGCCATTACGGCTATACATAATCTGACCATCTGAGTTTTCTATCTGGAAAAAACCTTGTCCCATAACTGCCAGATCCATTTCTTGGCCTGTGTTTTGAGTGTTGCCTTGTGTAAATACTTTTTGCGTACCGACAACACGCACACCACTACCTAATTGCATCCCTGTTGGCAGTTGGTTCACCTGATCAACTGGTGCGCCCGGTTGACGCTGAATGCTATAAAATAGGTCTTCAAACACCACACGGTCACGTTTAAAACCAACCGTGTTAATGTTTGCTAAGTTGTTAGAAATTGCGGTCATCTTGGTATCTTGTGCCGCCATACCTGTTTTACTGACCCATAGAGCTGAGTGCATTAGAAGTTCTCCTTACTGCGCAATATTCTATTTAGCGCTAACTAACTTATTACCAGCCTGAGCCAGTGTTTCTGCTGTTTTCATCATTCGGACTTGCATTTCAAAGTTGCGTGTCAGTGACATAACGCTCAGTAACTCATCAATCGCAGAAACGTTACTACCTTCGATATGTTCTGAATTTAGCTGCACTGTTTCATCAGCATTCAGAGCTACACCGTCAACGGTATGTAATAAACTGTCGCTTTCTTTCTGTAACTGACCATCAGCTGGATTGACCAACTTCAGTGTACCGACCATGATGTCAGCACCACCACCAGGAGGCGTTACGGAAATCACACCACGCTCACTGATTTCAACTTGCTGATATTCCGGCAACGTAATTGGAGCGCCGTTGTCATCCAAAACAGCGAAGCCATTGATAGTCAAAGCACCCGTTGTATCGACGGAGATGTTGCCTGCGCGCGTATATGCTTCGCTACCGTCCGGAGTCTGAACGGCCAGAAAGCCTGCCCCCATAATCGCAACATCGAGTGCTCGCCCTGTTTTTACAATGTCACCACTGTCAAAACGGGTCGAAGCAGAGTTGGTCACAACCAACGTTCGGCCATCAAAACCGGAACCCAGTAGTGGTACACTGCTAACACGTTCCATATCAGCACGGAAACCGGCTGTATCAGCGTTAGATAAGTTGTTAGAACGTACGTGCTGTGCTTTAAGAACCCGACTGGCCCCTGAAGTAGCGGTATAAAGCAAACTATCCATTTCCGATCCCGTTAAATTGCATTAAACAGAGCCTGTGTCAGCTTATCTTCCGTAGAGATAGTTTTCGCATTCGCCTGATAGTTGCGTTGCGCCGTCATCAAGCTAACCAACTCACCGGTCAAATCAACGTTTGAACCTTCAAGCGCACCTGCTGATAGATCACCTAGTGTACCGGTACCAGGAACGCCTCTGATTGGCGAACCTGAACTATAGCTTTGAGTCCAAGCGGTACCATTCACTTTTACCAAGCCTTGAGGGTTAGCAAAATTTGCCAAAACAACTTGACCTTGTAGTTGAGACTCACCATTGGTATAGGTCGCATAGACCATGCCGTTGTCTTCAATACGTACACCACTCAATTCACCTGAGGTATAACCATTAGGGTTATTTGTACTCACACTAAAATCGGCACCAAACTGAGTGCTTCCTGTCATGCTGATATCAATGCTCATAGCATCAGCGCCTGCTGCTGGGAAAGCGACGTTGAATGACCCGGTTGGTGATAACAGAGTACCGTCGGTATTAAAAGTCACCGCTTGTGTTGTCACTGGAGTGGCACTACCGTCCACTTGAACATTGATTTCCCAAGCGTTGTCACCCGTTTTAGTAAAATACTGTGTAACCGTATGGCTGTTACCTAAAGAGTCATAAACCTTTGAGGTGTAAGAAGAGTTAAATGAATTTGGATCAGATGAATCAAATGGATATACCACTTGGTCAATCGCATCAGCGCTCGCATTAAAGTTAGAAACAAACTCCAGAGAATCTGTTGCTTTAGCCGCAAGAGAAGAAGTAACAATTTTGATATCACCAACCGAACCACTCATTAGAGTGTTGTTCGCATCCACACCGTAACCTTGTAGAGCCGCCCCCGTATTGCTCACGATATTGTTGTTTTTATCTGTACTAAAAACACCAGAGCGGGTGTATTGAATCTGTCCTGCAGAATCTTGGGTGATGAAAAAGCCACTGCCGTTAATTGCCAGATCCATAGCACGACCGGTATTAGTGATTGAACCATTGGTATCAAAATCTTGAGACGTAGCAGCTACTTCTACACCGCCAGGCTGCAATCCATTATAAACAGCCGAAAACTCAGTTCTGGCACCTTTGAATCCGTATGTTGATGCGTTAGCAATATTATGGCTGATCGTGCTTAATTCTGTGTTGGTCGCATTCAAGCCGCTAAGAGCAATATTAAAACTCATAATAAACCTCAGTTTCCTTATATGGCATTAGCCGCCAAATTGAGTGATTTGATAAAAAGGTACACTTCCTACACCTGCAACATTGACCATGGCAGAACCGCCGTTAGCTGGAATTCGTACCTGTTCAACTTCACCAGCGAGCAATACATTAGGAGTTGGTTGGCCGTCTTGTACCTGAACAGTAATACTGTATGTACCTTCGTTAAGCCCTAACTTTTCAGGATCAATAGAGAACGCAACCTCTCCAGCAGCGTGTGCGCCAAGAGGTACTTTCGTTGTTTCGCCATATTGATCAGTGATAAGTAAGTTGACTTGGCTGGATGCATAATCCAGTTCAACTTTCCCATTCTGTGGGTCGCTATCTAGCTCGAACTCATTACTCGATATGTAAACCGTCTGCCCAACCAAACCTGCGGTAGAAAGCACCTGCATGTTGTCTAACAGCACAGTGTTGTTCTGCATAACGGTAGACATGTTTTCCATACTTTGTACTTGAGAAAACTGGGCTAGTTGACCTACATATTCCGTACCATCCATTGGGTTCAATGGATCCTGGTTCTGAATCTGAGC encodes:
- the flgK gene encoding flagellar hook-associated protein FlgK — its product is MNLVNIALSGLNANRVALDVTAQNVANVNTAGYSRQQALMSTLGGSQHDRLSAGTGVEVTSIRRVTDQFIVKQTWSTGSGESYSSRYTESLSYLENTLDADGFSLSAGLDNLFAALHDATSKPESLPLRQQILNEAEAMSRRFNTLTESLYNQHKNLSDQRNAAIAEANSLMSNIADINKQIVESRGTGANAAQLLDTRDLLVGELSKLVEVKTTEQADGSMQVTLKSGQPLVMGSEAGSLTSVPDMNDAYMATLQVDFDKQSFTVTSDVGGELGAIKEYQTNILKPYMTAVDDMAVSMADAFNSELAMGLDLNGIAGKALFSYDAANPSSSLTITDITPNELGLSGDGNPGNSDNLTTLIDISNRAFAITGFGSVSLNDAFTGMVGDVAIKARQADSDYQAKVSMNNQAIAARDNISAVNSDEEAANLMNFANAHNANMKVISTANQLFDSVLQLF
- a CDS encoding rod-binding protein — protein: MKIDLSNDRTQSSSILYHDNNVLANIKQASDDKGALETVAKQFEAMFLQLVLRQMRSSSDVMADEDSPFSSKQQGVFRDMYDGQMSIEMAKKQSSGIADMLVKQLSPDSKGLESNIVDFASASQRLPHNNSELDKNVVKPVNLTTEVVASNLQGTTELTTTNAFSQPLIRKLER
- a CDS encoding flagellar basal body P-ring protein FlgI — its product is MKSLNLFFSSVVLVLTLGSVPNVQAEVEIALMDLVDVQGIRENQLVGYGMVVGLDGNGDRNQVKFTSQSITNMLRQFGVQLDESTDPKLRNVASVSVTATVSAMAGVGQTLDIVVASIGDAKSLRGGTLLMTPLRGVDGEVYAVAQGNVVVGGVSAEGRSGSKITINTATTGRVPNGATLEREIPTDFNEQDKITLNLRKPNFTTAKNIVREINDTFGPKVAVAINNAKVEMRAPKDTQQRVTMMSILEEISVSEGRKPARIVFNSRTGTVVIGKNVKVGEAAVSHGNLTVSINESQQVSQPNAFAGSGNTEVVQQSDVNIDEMKSNMMIWPVGTELNTIVSAVNSLGATPTDLMSILQALHEAGALNAELVVI
- the flgH gene encoding flagellar basal body L-ring protein FlgH: MKSRVVAQLGLLSLLVLSGCAGREEFTPPSPDNEKYGPPTLDYSLPQPKSGSLYRHNYSMTLFQDRRAYRVGDVLTVLLSEETESSKSADTQYGKTASIGFGVPTIGNKSFNDLSASIDGDRSFDGTASSSQGNKLQGAITVTVGEVLPNGVLRIRGEKWIRLNQGDEFIRLTGIVRVEDITRSNQVSSQRIGDASITYSGRGALADSNASGWLTQFFNSPWMPF
- the flgG gene encoding flagellar basal-body rod protein FlgG, translating into MHSALWVSKTGMAAQDTKMTAISNNLANINTVGFKRDRVVFEDLFYSIQRQPGAPVDQVNQLPTGMQLGSGVRVVGTQKVFTQGNTQNTGQEMDLAVMGQGFFQIENSDGQIMYSRNGQFHVNSEGLMVNSQGLPLQPQIQIPDDAISLSVGVDGTVTTTTAADSTPQQLGQITLARFINPAGLEALGGNLFRETDASGQAEELIAGEDGVGSIKQGVLEGSNVQVVEEMVDMITTQRAYEMNAKVVSAADDMLKYVSQSI
- the flgF gene encoding flagellar basal-body rod protein FlgF; its protein translation is MDSLLYTATSGASRVLKAQHVRSNNLSNADTAGFRADMERVSSVPLLGSGFDGRTLVVTNSASTRFDSGDIVKTGRALDVAIMGAGFLAVQTPDGSEAYTRAGNISVDTTGALTINGFAVLDDNGAPITLPEYQQVEISERGVISVTPPGGGADIMVGTLKLVNPADGQLQKESDSLLHTVDGVALNADETVQLNSEHIEGSNVSAIDELLSVMSLTRNFEMQVRMMKTAETLAQAGNKLVSAK
- the flgE gene encoding flagellar hook protein FlgE, whose product is MSFNIALSGLNATNTELSTISHNIANASTYGFKGARTEFSAVYNGLQPGGVEVAATSQDFDTNGSITNTGRAMDLAINGSGFFITQDSAGQIQYTRSGVFSTDKNNNIVSNTGAALQGYGVDANNTLMSGSVGDIKIVTSSLAAKATDSLEFVSNFNASADAIDQVVYPFDSSDPNSFNSSYTSKVYDSLGNSHTVTQYFTKTGDNAWEINVQVDGSATPVTTQAVTFNTDGTLLSPTGSFNVAFPAAGADAMSIDISMTGSTQFGADFSVSTNNPNGYTSGELSGVRIEDNGMVYATYTNGESQLQGQVVLANFANPQGLVKVNGTAWTQSYSSGSPIRGVPGTGTLGDLSAGALEGSNVDLTGELVSLMTAQRNYQANAKTISTEDKLTQALFNAI
- the flgD gene encoding flagellar hook assembly protein FlgD — translated: MTIAQYTALSGDTTGSATTTTSVSANTLDANSATSLENEFISLMVAQIQNQDPLNPMDGTEYVGQLAQFSQVQSMENMSTVMQNNTVLLDNMQVLSTAGLVGQTVYISSNEFELDSDPQNGKVELDYASSQVNLLITDQYGETTKVPLGAHAAGEVAFSIDPEKLGLNEGTYSITVQVQDGQPTPNVLLAGEVEQVRIPANGGSAMVNVAGVGSVPFYQITQFGG